The Quercus lobata isolate SW786 chromosome 4, ValleyOak3.0 Primary Assembly, whole genome shotgun sequence genome segment ACCTCATATAATGGAACAACGGGTGAGGATAAAAACGGAATTTTCAAGTTATTGGTTttctatttattattgtttgtaatgtattctattttttttttccagtggTTTGGGACCTAAAGAAGCAAAAACCAGTaataaggtaattttttttgctactaATATGAAGTCTTCTTTTTTGAACTCCTGGTATGATCTTTAAATATCTCATGTGGCCTCTGTCAATTGCAGCTTTTCAGATTCAGTTAGAAGGCGGAGCTCTGTTTTGCAGTGGAATCCTGATATTGCAACTCAGCTTGTTGTTGCATCAGATGAAGATAGTTCACCTTCTGTGAGGGTATTGACtttgagaaagatgttgcttTACTTGAGtgcaaaatatgattttgagGTTATGTaattaggaaaaagaaaaaaaaaaggtcttctGTTCATTAATTTATAGCAATTTTATGCAAGCAGTTATGGGATATGCGGAATATAATGACACCGGTTAAAGAGTTCACGGGGCATACTAAAGGTAATGATACTTTGTAACATGATATTCCATTTTAACtgtattattgtttttatcaGTTTATGTTTATATGATTGCTGTTTTGGGATACCATTAGCCATGCatgactttttgaatttttttccctatccCTCTCTTGTGCTTCCATATGTCTAGAATAATTGAATTTGATTGCATGCCCAATTTGCAGTAGCTGCTTGAGGAGTATTATTTGTTGATTACTATTGTTGTCCTTCAAATAGAAAGTACtcatcattaatttatttgattgaaaggaaattattttgcCTTTTCTCATCATTTTTCCCTTATaaacttctcatgcttttcaaATTGAATATGAGTCACCTTTCCTTTATGAGGTCAGCTGTTTGGGCATGTTCTTTAGTTGTAGATTCATCCAATATTTTGTTGCCCTGTCTCCCCATTGTTTGTATAACATTGAATGAGTATGGTAGCTATTCTATATATGGTTTATTGGAAACCTATTTAGGAAATTGACTCCAATTTCATAGTGACTGAAGTTTATTCATGCCAAATTATGATCCTCATGATGCTTAAATGCGAATCCAGATGTACATAGTATTACAAATTGAATTATCTTTGaagttcaaatattttttaattgctgCCTGATTATGTATATAATGGGTGTCATATTACTAGATTATAGaagcttttgttttgttttgtgatttGTTAAATGCATACAGAGATTTAGATGTGATTTGTTAAATGCATACAGAGATTTGGATTTCTATATGTTTTTCGAGTCACCAATGACTGGTGcagtagtatttaattaatgcCACATTAGTTGTCCTAGCAATGCAGTACATATACTTCCAATTTCCAATatacaattatcaaaattttagttttgttgTGCATGATGTTGAATATTTTCCACCTTTCTGCATTTCTTACATCAGGTGTAATTGCGATGGCGTGGTGTCCCATTGACAGTTCTTATTTGATTACCTGTGCCAAAGATAGTCGAACTATTTGCTGGGATACCGTTTCTGGAGAGGTATGGAATTTGGCCTTCCTTATCATGTGtctgttattttttttgaagattgtcctattatgatttttcttctggGTTGTTCTTCAGTATAGGATACTTTTTGCTATGGTAAcacttctttgtttttgattttgactcAGATTGTTTCTGAACTGCCTACTGGTACCAACTGGAATTTTGATGTACACTGGTATCCAAAGATACCTGGGGTTATATCAGCATCTTCATTTGATGGAAAAATTGGAATTTATAACATTGAGGTATAtaccaattatatttttatagatCTGTCTAAAAGGTTCTGCTTTCTTTTGAGCCTTATAACAAGTTGTAAGTTGGCAAcaattaaaatggaaaataattgAGTAAAGTGATGGATCTTTTTATGCATATTATATGCCATTTTATCAATAACTGCAATTTAGCATGAGTGCTAAAGAGATGAGTGGGACAAAAGGGCGTAAGGGGATGGGTAGAGCAACACGGGAATATTGCATTCACAATTTTTGTGTCATATGGATTCCAATATTGATGAATGACAACATGAACAAAAATAGAATGGACAATGATTGCATTTGTGCGAATGTAGAGTTGGTGTTAATTGAGGATTAGATTAAGGGATGGTGTGGGAAgtgcaaagaaattttatttaaaatttggtcttctttaattttggagtcaattgaatatttattggataattgcattttattttaggtcttAGTAGTTAATCAGTATCATTAGTAGCTTTATTTTATATCCTAGAGTCAGTGTtgttttgtaattcaataattgagatTTCTCAAGTCATTTAGAATTAGGTTTCCTTAGtcaattagaattagaattAAGGTTTCCTATATtagttagaattagggtttagtAGTCTATATAAGCACAATAATATACTCCTTTGgagaattattattttgatgatGAATAAAATGTCTCTTGAAAGAATGCTAACTCTAGCCAACCCTAGAAGCTAACTCCTAGAGGTTTTCTTTTGCTTGGTTTGACTCCAAGCAAGCCTAGGTGTTGACTTCTAGGTTATGTATCCCTTTATTTcttgttctttaattttgttgttgcatTGTTTTGGTTTGTCCTGCGTTAGGGAACTTGTCTAATATGGTTTGAAATGTGGAACAAAGTTTCTATGAAAACCTGATCTTGAAATTCAGAAAGTGCACTGCTAAATTACCCATGCTCTAGCCAACCCTAGAAGCTAACTCCTAGAGGTTTTCTTTTGCTTGGTTTGACTCCAAGCAAGCCTAGGTGTTGACTTCTAGGTTATGTATCCCTTTATTTcttgttctttaattttgttgttgcatTGTTTTGGTTTGTCCTGCGTTAGGGAACTTGTCTAATATGGTTTGAAATGTGGAACAAAGTTTCTATGAAAACCTGATCTTGAAATTCAGAAAGTGCACTGCTAAATTACCCATGCTCATGTGGGTTTTTCCAACCCTGGAAGAACAGGTTGATTCATTTGCAAAATGGCCTATGGTGGAACTTTCTTTTGTAATGGATTTCACTTAATTCTTATACAGGGTTGCAGTCGATATGGCGTTGGAGAGAATGAGTTTGGTGCAggtaattttttcttattagctctcataaatcatatcatcaaaTTGCCTACAGTGGTTTGATATGCATACTGGCGTTTATTTTTACATGCATTGTCTTGGCCATGGTAGCTTGTTTCTTAAAAGATTTGGGGGAGAAATTAGCACTTATTGGTTTTGAAATAAGTGAGATTTGAGCTTGTCTTTTTGTTGTGTCTTGAACTAAACTATTGATTCATCTCTTGAAATGATAGGCTTTAGTTGGCAAGAAGTTAACATGATAGAGTAAATGATAGGCTTTGGTGTATTTCAAAGGATATTAAAAAGTCTTTTTTATGGGCAAGTTACATATGTACCAAATGCGTGCTGCCTGAGCTAGAGTTCATTGgtgatataataaaaaagtattttttgttGACATTCATACACTGTGTGTGTATATGGAAATAAACAATCTTCTGTTTATctgtttattatttttgggttgtgGGTCACTAGTAAGTCACTTCTAAAAGGAGTTGGTTGTTTTGAGGATTGGGTAATGGTGGCTAATATGGGTCTATATGATCAATCAACATACATCCTATCCTCTAAAGTGTATGGTGCAATCGACATACAACATTTGGTTTGGTCATGTTCAAGGAGAGTGATTAAGGCACTGGTAAGGAAGAGTGAGTTGATCCAAGTTGAGGGAACGAAAAAGGTGGAGGTAGACCAAAATAGCATGAGTACAAGTAATTAAAAtggacatgtcaattaaggaagtaaccAAGAGTATGATTtcagatagaatagaatggagaAGAAGAATACATGTGGTTGACCCTAACTAATCTGTTGAGGTTCCATAGCTGAGCCCAAATGTTTGagactaaggttttgttgttgtaattctCTTCTGATTTGAAGTTAGTTGTCTGGTTTAATCCATCAATCAATGGAAAaaatttaatcctaaaattttttaaatcagTTGGCAGTGTTTTTCATGGTTATATAGGATGAAACACTTTCTGAACTTGTATGCTTATGACTTTGTTGCTGATCATGTCTTGgacattttttttcaagtcttcTTCTAAATTGATGGAACCTTTTGGGTAATTGATTCTTGTAGACACAATGCTATTCAATTGACATCCTGCAAgctcaattttgattttgccaTTTTGAATTCACAAGCGTAACACTTTCTCTGCAGCATTGTTAATAGATTGGCCTTCGGGCTAAATGGCATCTCCACCTCTGTATATGACTGGGGGTGGCTGAGATGCTGCAGATTCCAGTCTTGCAGAGTGCAAGTTCAACAACAATGCCTTAGTCCAAAAACATGGTTGGAATGATTTGAGCCACACTTTGACAAAGatcattgtttttattattttgtttcttgagTTTCTtgtaataacattattttttgggGGTTGGATCTAGTGTCCATttgggaacagcttatttagctttttgttgaaagtgtgctaaagtgtatttttaccttgaaaaagtgagaaaaagtgGGGAAAAGTGAAAATAAGCGAGGTTTTAAAAAAGCtgtatataaaagttaaaagctaaaagctaataCTAAAACCTGACGCCAAATTCAGCcctattattcttattttatatgattattAAATGTCAAAACGTCGTATTCATTATAGAATTTCCATTCTGTAGTTGTTTCACTGATTAACTTACATATGCAAGTCCTGAATTTCGTTGGGTAATTGCAAGCAAAATAAACAATTGTTTCTTTATAAAATGGATGAGTAGTGAGTTCATACAGGGAAGAGAAGATTGTACACTGTGAAGTAATTTAGGAATTGATGCATGCTAGTACTTATTCCTATTTCTCCTCCTTTCCCCCTCCTTTCATCCCACAATCATTTGTTGTTACTTTCTGTAATTGATTATATTTCCTGTGAAATTCAGTTTCATAGTAGTACCTTTTTTATGCAGCTCCTCTGAGAGCTCCAAAATGGTATAAACGTCCTGCTGGGGCATCTTTTGGCTTTGGTGGCAAGCTTGTAGGGTTTCGCCCTAGGCCCTCTGCTGCAGGTGTTCCAGCTGGTGCTTCAGAGGTATCTTTATTGGTCAATGTCTCTTTGTTCTCTTATTTTATGTTGtatttgtttgttaatttttttacctctttGTCCAGGTTTATGTCCACACCTTAGTTACTGAAGACAGTTTGGTCAGTCGATCGTCTGAATTTGAAGCTGCAATTCAAAATGGGGAAAGGTCTTTGTTGAGAGTACTTTGTGAGAAAAAGTCACAAGAGACTGAGTATGTTATCTTTACTGGCGAACgaatatttttatcttttgctATTAGAAGTTGCTCTATTACTTTCGCATCTCTTGATTCCTTTTGAGCTGTTTTAACAGATCTGAGGATGACCGAGAAACATGGAACTTCTTGAAGGTTATGTTTGAAGATGATGGGACAGCAAGGACAAAGCTGCTCTCCCACCTAGGTTTCAGTGTACCtactaaagaaaaagatagtGTCGAAGATCTTTCCCAGGAAGTAAAAGCACTTGAACTCGACGATACCGTAACTGAGAAGGTTGGATATGGGGGTGATAAAGAAGTTAACGTTTTCCCTACCGATAATGGGGAAGATTTCTTTAACAATCTTAGCCCAGCTGGAACACCTGTGTCTACCTCTCGTGGTGAAAACTTTGCTACTGGAGATACTGCCCCTGATTCAGAACAATTGCAACAAGAACCAGATGGATTTGAGGAGAGCATTGACCCAGCATTTGATGATGCTGTCCAAAGTGCTTTAATTGTTGGAGATTACAAGGGGGCAGTTGCACAGTGCATATCTGCAAATAAAATGGCTGATGCTTTAGTTATTGCTAATGTTGGTGGTGCATCCTTGTGGGAGAGCACACGGGATCAATACTTTAAGATTAGCCGATCACCATACCTAAAGGTAGTTTATTTATCTTGAATAGCCTCATTTTACTTTGATGAATGTATGAAGCTATGTAAAACGATTGgagataaatattttatatcttatcAATTGATTATTAACAATGTATTTATAATGTCTCTTTCATACATGGGGGTTTCATTTTCAGGTTGTTTCTGCAATGGTGAACAATGATCTCTTGAGCCTTGTAAATACAAGGCCCCTGAAATTCTGGAAAGAAACACTAGCGCTTCTCTGTAGTGTAAGTTTTATTACTCCTGGCAAAGATAGAGTTCTTTTTTGTGACATTCCAGCACATTGTTTACGATTTAGATGCATGAACacttcaatcaatttttttattgaatccaAATAAATGGTATTTTGTTGCTGAATTTCTTTCCCTGTTTCATGTTTCttccattaatatatatatatatatatatatattttccctCTTAGTTTGCTAAATGGTTTATTATGATCTTGAATGCTGTGGAATGGTTATCCGTTACCTGCATTTACATAGTATCTCTTCCTTTTCATGTTGATGTTAGCAAATGGTATACTCAACCTGTCTGATCTACCTCCTCATGCCCACAGCTGAATGTAGTTGCAGGAATTGCTAGAGATATTGTTTCTTTTATGAGGCatcttttttctaaattatccTTGCATTCAGACATCATTATTAGAAGTCAACAGTCTGCCTTTTGAAACTATGAATTGAATGAGTTTCTGTTTCTGGATTTATTGTGGAGGTAATGAACTCTTGACCTGATGATCTTATGTGCTATGGCCCAAGAGACAGACAAGTCAAATTAAACAtatttgtttcttactttgcaATGATGGCTATCCTGTAGTAGTTACTGTAAGAAATAGTTTCTTCTGCAATTAATTGCATTGATCATGAAGTTATTGTGTCTGCTAAATTcttattccttcttttttccccaaaaaaaaaaaaaatcgtcatCAAACAGTTTGCACAGAGAGAGGAATGGACTATGCTCTGTGACACACTTGCTTCGAAACTCATGACCGCTGGTAACACGTTGGCTGCTACTCTTTGTTATATATGTGCGGGAAATATTGATAAAACAGTGGAAATTTGGTCAAGGAGTCTTAGAACTGAGCACGAAGGGAAATCCTATGTTGAGCTTCTTCAGGTTAATTTGGTACTTGTAGAGGTGTATTTTGACCTGTATAATCTGGCCAcaatacttatttatttttttaatcatttttttaggatttgatgGAAAAGACTATTGTCCTTGCCTTGGCAACTGGGCAGAAGCAATTTAGTGCATCTTTGTGTAAGCTTGTTGAAAAATATGCTGAAATTTTAGCAAGTCAAGGGCTTTTAACAACAGCAATGGAGTACCTTAAACTTTTGGGCTCTGATGAATTGTCACCTGAACTTGTGATCTTAAGGGATCGAATTGCACTCGCTACAGAACCTGGTATGTGATTTTGGTAATATCTTTCGTGTAGTGTTAGAACCCTGGTGGTTGCTGGATGAAATTTGTGGTTCATTCTTTTCTCATATAATTTTGGCATGTTTTATTTTCCAGTTTTACTTTCAAAACACTATCATTCTTGCTTTTCTTATGCTGCTGTTTTTATGTAAGCAGTGGCTTCCAGTCACCTTTGTGGaactggaaaaagaaaagtgattgGTAGGCAGCCTTATCAATCAAAAAAAGTGATTGGTAAAGAGCCTTACCCTCAATTGTTTTGGAGAGGCTAATTCCtgaactcaaacccaaaaaatgacatGAATGGAATAAGATGGTGAGTCAAAATTGAAATGTCTGGCCCCATGGCCTTTGCCTTAGCCAACTGGTGTGGGTTTTGACCAACTAGGAGCCCTCATGTGTGATCTTGTATCTCTCatggaaaattgttttttagtgtttaaTAGTTGTATTTCTGTTTCCAATCTGCCATGCATAATGATATCAAGAAATTGGTAGAATCTCATTTACATTGACATGGGATGAGCAACCATCATCTAAGAGACCTGGTTAGTTTCATTTATTATACTAGGAGATCTACTTCACTAGGTAATTAGAACAAATTAGTTTCCATCAAATCTTTTGAATATAGATGACTTTTAATAGCATAGAATTGGATGCTAAAATTGTTCTTTTGAATATGCTGATTTTAATGGGGCCAGCTCTATGATATAGCTTTTTTTTGCCTCTATATATTGTTTCAGTTGATGATTTTGTTTGTTGCAGAGAAAGAAGCCAGGGCTATGCCTCTTGAAAACTCTCAAACACAAAGTGCAGCAGTGTATGGTGCTGATCAATCCAATTATGGCTATGATACCTCTCAAACATATTATCAGGTGTTTATTGGTGACTCTCTTTTCTGTGTGATATAGTTGTCTCAGCTGCTGTTTAATTGCAAACGTTGTTGCATTTCTCCCAGTTATtctaatgtgtatttttttttatcctttgaaTTTCTTTAATGTGTATTGTTTAGGAAACTGCGCCGTCACAAATGCAGCCTAGTGTTCCCAGCAGTCCATATGGTGGAAATTATCAACCTCCCTCAAGTTCTCCTTATGGAGCATACGGAACTCCTGCTCCCTATCAGCCCCCAAATATATTCCTTCCATCACAGACACCTTCCCAGGTATTTTTTGTTATATGGTTCATCTAGTactattggtttttatttggtgTTTAGTATATAAAATTTCTTAGCAATGCTATAGACCTGCTAAATTATGCTTATTTGTAGTTTGTATCATATTTATATGCTGCCCAACTATTACATGGACCAATTATATCCAGTCTGTCTGAACTGGTAGTAGTTCACTTATAAATCTTCTGAATCAAACTTAATCTCCCTTCCATCTGTGTTTTATAATCTATAAAGTTGTTCTGGGTTGTCATTTCTGGCATTTAACATAATGTTGGTCATGAAATTCTCACCATATTTTTtgtctagattttattttacaaatttttccTGTCACTTGCTATAAATAATACTTTTAGACATGAGTTTTATGACCTTTTTTGTTACTCTTCTAGCCAAATTTTGCTGCACCTCCCGTTACTGCGCCTGTTGCAAGGCCCTTTATTCCCACAACTCCTGCTATGCTGAAAAATGCAGGGCAATATCAGCAGCCCACATTGGGTTCTCAGTTGTATCCTGTAAGTATATTCCCTTTTGA includes the following:
- the LOC115987604 gene encoding protein transport protein SEC31 homolog B, producing the protein MASIKGVSRSASVALAPDAPYMAAGTMAGAVDLSFSSSASLELFKLDFQSDDHEMPLVGETPSSERFNRITWGKPIASAEKFSLGLVAGGLVDGTIDIWNPLALIRAEASENALVGHLSRHKGPVRGLEFNAISPNLLASGADDGEICIWDLANPAEPSHFPPLRGSGSAAQGEISFLSWNSKVQHILASTSYNGTTVVWDLKKQKPVISFSDSVRRRSSVLQWNPDIATQLVVASDEDSSPSVRLWDMRNIMTPVKEFTGHTKGVIAMAWCPIDSSYLITCAKDSRTICWDTVSGEIVSELPTGTNWNFDVHWYPKIPGVISASSFDGKIGIYNIEGCSRYGVGENEFGAAPLRAPKWYKRPAGASFGFGGKLVGFRPRPSAAGVPAGASEVYVHTLVTEDSLVSRSSEFEAAIQNGERSLLRVLCEKKSQETESEDDRETWNFLKVMFEDDGTARTKLLSHLGFSVPTKEKDSVEDLSQEVKALELDDTVTEKVGYGGDKEVNVFPTDNGEDFFNNLSPAGTPVSTSRGENFATGDTAPDSEQLQQEPDGFEESIDPAFDDAVQSALIVGDYKGAVAQCISANKMADALVIANVGGASLWESTRDQYFKISRSPYLKVVSAMVNNDLLSLVNTRPLKFWKETLALLCSFAQREEWTMLCDTLASKLMTAGNTLAATLCYICAGNIDKTVEIWSRSLRTEHEGKSYVELLQDLMEKTIVLALATGQKQFSASLCKLVEKYAEILASQGLLTTAMEYLKLLGSDELSPELVILRDRIALATEPEKEARAMPLENSQTQSAAVYGADQSNYGYDTSQTYYQETAPSQMQPSVPSSPYGGNYQPPSSSPYGAYGTPAPYQPPNIFLPSQTPSQPNFAAPPVTAPVARPFIPTTPAMLKNAGQYQQPTLGSQLYPGTANPTYQPVPSGNVPAAPITSQPGSVPGHTMPHVVAPTPSLKGFMPVNSAVVQRSGMGSMQPHSPTQAASVQPTITPAAPPPTVQTVDTSNVPVHQKSVIATLTRLFNETSEALGGSRANPAKKREIEDNSRKLGALFAKLNSGDISKNASDKLVQLCQALDGGDFSTALQIQVLLTTSEWDECNFWLATLKRMIKTRQNVRIN